In the Malania oleifera isolate guangnan ecotype guangnan chromosome 1, ASM2987363v1, whole genome shotgun sequence genome, one interval contains:
- the LOC131159617 gene encoding receptor-like protein EIX1 → MAVLKSDSAVWSLEHAEDWRLACLQLLVWGKGFGALLVFLTADCCWCGLQKRLGWLVFCCKGCAEVVLSGLLEWPWADVARMLMVLIPQFLGSLTSLTYLNLSSTGFMGPIPPQLGSLLYLDIGRNDYLYIANDVKWISHFSSIEFLDMTYVNLSRASNNWLQMMNMPPSLSTLHLSLCFLRWLSSLSSIVSLDLSYNRIPGLLPPLLRNLTTLRFLNLVYNPFNSAIPKWLYDMTSLQILDLKYNNFQGSISRAFANLTSLTELQLSSNYFEGRIPRSLGNLCNLRILGLSLNQLSGDISEFFGDHSSNLCIKEMLESLNFGANSCVYKEIIILEEVKLSSNLFNGSIQETLGSLSKLEGVFISNNSFEDTVSEVHFANLTRPEYFVADSNQLTLKISRNWIPPFQLREISMSSSDGGPQLFPAWLQT, encoded by the exons ATGGCAGTGCTGAAAAGTGACTCTGCCGTGTGGAGTTTGGAGCATGCTGAAGACTGGAGGCTGGCCTGCTTGCAGTTGCTGGTATGGGGCAAAGGATTTGGTGCTCTACTGGTGTTCTTGACAGCAGATTGCTGCTGGTGTGGTCTACAGAAGAGGCTTGGGTGGCTGGTTTTCTGCTGCAAAGGCTGTGCAGAGGTGGTGCTCTCGGGTCTGCTAGAGTGGCCGTGGGCTGATGTTGCTCGGATGTTGATGGTGCTG ATTCCACAGTTCCTTGGTTCCCTCACCAGTCTCACTTATTTGAACCTTTCTTCTACGGGATTTATGGGCCCTATTCCTCCTCAACTTGGGAGCTTGCTTTATCTTGATATTGGCAGGAATGATTATTTGTACATTGCAAATGATGTAAAATGGATTTCTCATTTCTCCTCAATTGAATTCCTTGACATGACCTATGTCAATCTCAGTCGGGCATCTAATAATTGGCTTCAGATGATGAACATGCCCCCTTCCTTGTCCACGCTACACTTGTCTCTCTGTTTCCTCA GATGGCTTTCTAGTCTCTCTTCTATTGTTTCGCTTGATCTGAGTTATAACCGAATTCCTGGTTTGCTTCCTCCCCTTCTACGAAACCTAACTACTCTTCGGTTCCTTAATCTGGTTTATAACCCATTCAACTCTGCAATACCAAAGTGGTTGTATGACATGACCAGCCTCCAAATTCTTGATCTTAAATACAACAATTTTCAAGGATCAATTTCACGTGCTTTTGCCAACCTTACATCACTCACAGAACTTCAGTTGTCTTCCAATTACTTTGAAGGACGAATTCCAAGATCCTTGGGAAATCTTTGCAATTTAAGAATTTTAGGTTTGTCATTGAACCAACTCAGTGGAGATATTTCTGAATTTTTTGGAGATCATTCATCTAATTTGTGCATCAAGGAAATGCTAGAGTCCTTGAATTTTGG GGCCAATTCCTGTGTCTATAAGGAAATTATCATCCTTGAGGAGGTTAAATTATCTTCCAATCTTTTCAATGGGAGTATTCAAGAAACTCTTGGAAGTCTCTCCAAATTAGAAGGAGTGTTTATCTCTAACAATTCCTTTGAAGACACCGTTTCAGAAGTTCACTTTGCAAATCTGACAAGACCAGAGTATTTTGTAGCTGATTCAAACCAGCTGACCTTGAAAATAAGCCGCAATTGGATTCCTCCATTTCAACTCCGTGAAATATCTATGAGCTCAAGTGATGGGGGACCTCAATTATTTCCTGCATGGCTTCAAACATAG